GCCAGTTTAATCATTGGCCCGGGCAACGCCGGGTAACTCCAGCTATCTTATCTTCTTATCTTATCTTAAtcttcttaatatatatataaagagcaatatgtgtttgtgtgtgtgtttgtttgtttgttctcTATAGAAATCCACCGATCTCGATGAAATTTGGCATGGGGGTAGTCCTCGAGGGGGAGAAGGTTCTTAGCTGGTTTTTGACCCCGTACCCCGATCCCCGGGGTCAAAGGGGCCCTAAAATAGGCCCCCCTGACCCCGGAGTCAGGGGGGACCATTTTTTAGGCCCATTTTTAAGCCCATCTTTGTGTACAGATATCAGGTAAGCCAGTTTAAATATTGGCCCGGGCAACGCCGGGTAAATCCAGCTATCTTATTTTCTTATCTTATCttaatcttaatatatataaagagcaatgtgtgtttgtgtgtgtgtgtttgtttgtttgttctcTATAGAAATCCACCGATCTCGATGAAATTTGGCATGAGGGTAGTCCTCGACGGGGAGAAGGTTCTTAGCTGGGATTGTACAGATATCAGGTAAGCCAGTTTAAATATTGACCCGGGCAACGCCGGGTAACTCAAGCTAGtactaactaaaaataatttacaatcgATTACCTGTAGCATTGTTCCTGTTACTCATTCGCGTTTTGtgtaagtaaataataataaaagtatcaaattaaattgaaccaattatttatttaacataaatcgATCTTTACCATGTTTTCAATCTCAATCTTAACCATGTTTTCAAcctacaaaaatatgttttaggacaatttatatttcatagtatcacaaattttgtttcaatttagtagtttctttttttagtaaacagtGACCAACTTCAGTTGTAAATTCATTACACACATTCTTTGATATACTTAGAATAGGTGGTTGACTATTCTGATCTTTAATTGCTTGCGGACACTAAGGTCGATCTGATAGTTTTTCGATATCTACATTTGATTTACTCGAAATCAGAGAAATATGATTAGTAATTTCATTTTTCGGGGGTTTGTCTAGccactttgaaaataaatattgtgtAGCATTGCGTTTACTCATATTAACATTATTAGTTAAGcttatatcaaatttaaatacatataagctcaaaactaaatgataaatacaataaagttttgtaataaataatacattttacaTTTAGTCATTATCACTACCTACTTTATGTAATGTCTAAATACATAGTTTAAGTTAATTGGTAATACCACAGATTATATGATACTAACTCTGTTCACTCGGGATGTAAACAGAAACCACTGTACTACGATTCTGTATATTACACGGTATAGAAGATTATGTTCTATACCGTGCAAAATCTATGAATATTATCACCACGACAAAATCAGTGTAACCACAGTGCAGGCAATAAATCCTTATTAAGTATGATATCATTACGATTTACGATCTTTATCAAACagaccattttttaaataaactattaaataatgcattatttcgCCCCTCCCCCACCCCTCAAATACGCCGTTGGTCTTCACtaacattttgttaattttgttgctCTGTTGGTATAGTggattgtttattaaatttgttatattgagatattttatttaatttgtctGGATAGTATTTTCACTTAGCAAAGTATTTATAGCTTCAttaaactaatgtttttattgccTTAACTGATAAAAAATGTCTTGTTAACCTCACTTTGTCTTTTAACACTTTTTGcacttttgaaacaaaataaagcaGACTAAGTCATCTAAGATTAACCATTAcatgttaattttaaagaataaatagtttattaaaattttcatcgcgtaaaatgtttgttttttttatcttacgatatatgaaaattattgaaagaaagaggggatgaattggttttacatttaaacataaaacaaagaattttaaaaatgttaagcttatatatactaaaaactttcattttaaataatagagcCTTGGCATGAGTGTAACGGCctttaaaatatgttacatGTTTTAAAGGCCGTGCTACATGCCGTGCTACGTGCTACATGCTTTTGCTGACAATATAGAGGGTTAAGTATACTTTTCTTTGTACTACCCCACGCAATGTCTGCATAGTTTAATTGACAATGACTAAATGAGTGATATAGTTTTACTagagtatgtttatttaaaatatttcttgcttTGTTCAAAATTCCTATACTTTTCCACGTAAGATTTTAACACATACAAACACCTAGAAAGTTAGTTACTTGTTTAACAGGGCCGTACTGAGATCAAAAATCCTTTCAGGCAAGGAGAAAAAATGCCGCCgcaaattcaataatttttttaatgtttaatttgattcaaattttgataaaccTATTTAAAGCACatttaaaatcaactttaaatcGTGCTTTGTGGTTGAAAGTCATTGAAAAAATTACCaggcattcttttttttttaataaatattaaaattagacacattcaaataaaatttatttttcaagctTTTAATGATGCGAAGTTATCAACAATTTCATTGTAACACAGAGATTTTGCGAGGGGATTTTCAATTGACAAAATGGCAAGATTAGTCAAACGTTCCTGACCCATGGAGGATCTTagataatttttcaaaagcttAAGTTTGCTAAAGCTACGTTCACATGATGCCACAGTGACGGGTAGTGTGAGAAAGATTCTAAGAGCAATTTCAATGAAAGGGTATGCCTCAGTCAAAGAAAAGGTGTGCATAAATTCCAAGACTTTCAATGGATTTGCGTTTTTTAAATCTGGAATCAAGACACTGGTTTGAAACTTAAAGCTTTCAATTTCAGATAGAAATTCATTAGCATTAAGATCACAAACatatttttgacaaagtttATCTCCACATTTCTTCAGATCTTCAACTGACATACTTGCAAGAGAGTTACCATTTAGAAACTCATAATCTGATGAAATCTCAGCCATTGTTTCAAATCTCTAGTGTAATTGTGTAATTATACTGTCAAAGACtatattacaattaatttcaaaatctttttctgaAGGTATGTGTGAACTTTCTTCCCTTGTTACATCATCAAACATACTTTTTGCTTTTCGTTTTCTTTTGATTGAAAAGCTAGCTTCAATGTCAAGatcttttgatattatttcagCTTTTTTCATGCTGTTATGAATGCCCCTTAGGGTGgagtgaattttagttttttttacaatatgtttAGACTGGATGTGCAAAAGTTGTCTATTCATTTCAGAAATACTCTAGAAAAATATCAATGCTCAAGGAAATAATCTTGAGGTGCCTCAAgacctttaaaattttaatgggtccctaatattatgtaaaaataaatttttcaaaagtatgtcattttgggtctcaaaagaagcgaaattttataaaaatttcaaaaatgacaattattttataaaaaaattattatttaagatttttttgaaattataattaaaaaaaataaactttttttcattttttgtttaaaaggtcattttttctgcaataaactgtaaattaacaatttttattttaaataattattaattttgaaatttttataaaattttgctttttttgagacccaacatgacatacttttaaaaaacttttttttacataatatgaAGGACCcattaaaattttgaaggtCTTGAGGCACCTCAAGATAATTTCCTAGAGCATTGATATTTTTCCAGAGTATTTCTGAAATAAATAGACAACTTTTGCACACCCAGGCTAAAcgaattgtaaaaaaaactaaaattcactctACCCTAATGCCCCTGTCTCGAAGGTTTTGTATACAAGCAAACAgaccagcaattttttttgatgcaatatcaattgtcatattttttgattgtaaGCTGCGATTCCCTCTGTCAATTAATGTAAGTATAATGTTCCAAAGGTCAAGCCAGCAAAGAAACTCAAAATCAACTTGAATCAAAATCTCTCTAGCTCCAGACCTTGTTTCAGCATTTAGCAGAGAATCATTACTAATTTCTTGTAAAACATTGCAAACATTTgtagtttgtttatttagtgAATGGATAGCCTCCTTTTTGGCTGACCAGCGTGTTTCACTTTGACTTTTTAGGGTGACTTCAAGTGTTTTCATCAGTTTGTACCATCTGGTAGTAGAACTTGagaagaaattaaatatttttaaacctttcCAAAAAATGTAATCATAACTGTGGAAACTTCTGCTTAATGGACTCCTACAAGATTTAGAGTGTGAGCTGCGCAAGGCACATACCGTgctaaatcattttttgtagttatttggGCTTGAACACCAGAATATTTTCTAGACATATTGGCTCCATTGTCACAACCCTTACTTCAGCAATCTTCGATGTTTAATTCATCTTTATTTAACCTGAATAATAATTCTGAAGCCAGACCAATTCCGGTTTTTTAATGAGACTCAATGAAATCCGCCACATTTGTTTTTCAGTTTGGATGGCATTTTGAATGCCCTTGTCTAAAGATCTTCCCTCTATCagatttttttccatttctttcCATGATGTGAAACACTTTCTATGTTCACAGTTATTCTCGTGTTCAGAAATTTGAGGGTTTAGTTGTTTCCATTCTGAAAAACCTATCGATGTATCTGCAAACTTGCTTGTCTTTGTGTTTGAAAAAAGGATACATGGAAagcaaaacaaagatttttttgatgcaCTGTATAACAACCATTGACGAATAACTTTTTCCCCATTAGTAAGATTGTTTTCAAACCAACTAGAACTGAAATGTCTGTTTTCTGATGATGTTGATGTGGTAGGATAGACTTCTCTCTTGTCTTGTTTAGCACCATGTTCAACCAAAGAACATCTTAGACTGTCATTAATATTGGGCCAAGTTGGTGGATCATCAAACTTGAATTCTAACAGATTTGTTGTAACTGCATTTTGGTTGACTTCATTGTTTTGCAGTAACTGTTCATCATCGCATCGGAAAAAAAACTGGACTTTTTTTtcgttgtaaaaaaaaaaataaactatatcaCTATTTTTTCCATTGTAACATTGCAAATGACATGGCTTAGTTTgctaagttttttaattaaacttatttgtGATTTTGACTTGAAAAtccatcaataaaaatatttttacctggTTGTTCTGTTTGATCTTCGCTTTTTTTAATCCATTTTGCAAACacctttttgtaattttttgtcacttttaagtcgttgcttttttaactttttgaaagcTGAACCAGATAGCTTTATCCTTTTTTTTGATGGTGCCataatagattttaaaacttttatttcaaaatattttactttttttgacaaAGAAAGAATGAAAGTTTCTGTGTGCCACTAGGTGTAATCAATAAATACAAATGCAATTCTTTTGCctcgatttcttttttaaaagttctcaTGTCAAAAAACTGcgagttaaaattattttcattaaaaaattgcaaatctgGGTCGTATGAGAATCATTAAGTATAACATTATTTGtagttttgaaaacattaaagtgtTGCGTTCCAAAATCTATTGTTTGTTTAGCCATTTGTAAGAGTAATTTGTTCTTAcgcttaaaaaaagttaagttattttttaaaatgcgacaattaatttagttatatttagtcATTGCGTATTTACCTTGATTGCGCAGTTTTTCACGTCTTCCTATAGTTTCTTTCTCTCTTCCATAGTTTTCCATAGTTTCTTTAGCGAAATCTtcgttaatatatatttcactGCCTTTcagattttgttttaattattttattattttttaattaatgttttaatttcacattggaatttattttatttgcatgaAGGTGCGAAAAATAATATGAGGCGTGTCCAATGATTTtgaaaagcaaattaaaattatattgttttgaggcgtctttaaaacatttcatatattaaaaaatgtttattaatttttgtatcatGCTGCCAGGCTAATTTGCTGCTTATGGCTGTGGCCTCGTTCGCCATCCCTTCACTACGGCTCTgttgtttaatttgtatatttttataacaagatgaggcatgttaattggcagattatgtttttttgatatttggcattggttttatttaatctaatatatatatatatatatatatatatatatatatatatatatatatatatatatatatatatatgtatatatatatgtatatatatatatatatatatatatatatatgtatatatatatatatatatatatatatatatatatatatatatatatatatatatatatgtatatatatatatatatgtatatatatatatatatatatatatatatatatatatatatatatatatatatatataaatacatgtcACATATGTCACATTGAAGTTTATAAAGGACCTAATATCACTTGCACTGTAAATTTCTTCCATTTTAcaagtttcaaattttgatatttGGTCACTTATTTATcatgaaaagataaaaataaaaacaattttttttgttttatatatttgaagttaaatttatgttagattttttatgattataagtTGATTATGATAACTTACAGATATATAGAGAATTGTTAGAGAATCAGGCCGATTGGGAAAAtagctaaaataatttatataattgtagtaaaaagattatcttttaaaagtaacaaataagTCTTAAACTACTGTATTTTGAGATGTATTCTTGttcataattaaacaaacattgtttaaatatgaataagaatacgttttaatattgttatcttataatattttataatattgtttgaaaaaagtaaataagtttataataatttataagtaacaataactacttttaattgtaattgtTGTAACAATATGACTACAAAATATATTTGAGGTattcattattataatatgtattaaagatacattttaaaaatataattaactcaCCTGCACATTCAAGAAGAAATTCTTTttgagtaaacttttttaatgccaaatatagccaatatatatttatatatatcatagtaatatatatttatatatatcatagtaaatattatatatcatagttatatatatatatatatatatatatatatatatatatatatatatatatatatataatattaacgTTTAAGTTAGTATCAAATTAACTCGTCAGTAGATTATCATTATAAACTCACCTATTGATAAATTTATGGTTACTTACATTTATACTAACTTATGCTAATTAAAACCCTTTTCGATCTATGCCATATCcataaaaattttcttcaacgataagatttatttttgttcaaagcTTATACTTTggttcttttataatattttaaatggtttaaacaaacgccaatatttttttcaaacttaactTTTCAATTTAATGAACCAAGATAGAAAACGCTTTCGGTGATAGCGAAAAACACgatttgtatatttttgcttttgtaaatTTACTGATTACTTAAGCTTTGTTTTAATGTGGTCATATAATCTTAGCTTAAAGTaagaagaaaatttatattattattaaggaACAAAATAAGCGATGATAAATGCCTCACATTTATGTAAATACACAGCTAATTAGTAAGTTCAATCTACACTATCAGTCGACTTTAGGAAATTTAAAGGAATATATAAGCGCAAaatgaaaaactgttttttatctTCGTTTACAcattaacttttgttttctttgtaagttaaatattcttctaaaaataagacaaaatggtatttaatttattaagactGGAATAATTTATCTAGTTGCAAAACTTATTAATTGTTTTCACCTCTAATTACCATATACCTTGTCGTAATGAGTGGTGAAATTAATTATTCTGTTAGAGAGATTATAagaatgttctttttttatttgatatggATGATGGCTGTTGTAGTTTAAGTAATggtttctttataatatatgtaataatatctttataatatatgttaggtttttttttgtttttttatttttttcaaaaataattgatatgTCTATGAAGTTAACAATGTTATAAGAGTTgccatattttataaattctttctAATGTCTGTTGTGAAACTAACTGAACTATCTATTTCAGTTAATAAACTCTTAATCTTAATGATGTCAAAGTGCTTTGGCCAGACTATAAAACCATCTGTAATATAGCTATACCCAAGTAGCAAACAATTTTGGCgcaatattggcgcgatattgttcacaatattggcgcaatattgtaaactatatcgcgccaatattgtaatGTCAACactttgccaatattggcgatACGATATTGcgctaatattattaaatcaatattggccaatattggcggtacaatattgcgccaatatttttaaatcaatattggcaaaatgttgacattacaatattggcgcgatatagtttacaatattggcccaatatcgtgaataatattgcgccaatattgggGATTTAATACTGaccaatattggcgtaatatagtttacaatattatgccaatattgtaaactattgtATTGCctgttacaaatttttattttatatgtatattttaataaaaatacaacattgtattttattaaaatactgtaCTATAGTACCAATTTGCGTTATTTTTTTGGGttaagcaattaattttttaacccaAAGGAATAACGAAGACTATTAGATTGTAAACTTGAGGCGACAATATAGGAACCCttgaaaaaaacaagattttttaaaatctaataataaatttatcaatgGTTATATCCAACtgatacaaatgaaaaaaagaaagataaccaaaatataacaaaataaaacaatcaatgctatttaaaaacagttttctttatatatatatatatatatatatatatatatatatatatatatatatatatatatatatatatatatacagctgcGGACAAAACTACGTGAACGAttgcaaatagttttttttaatgaaattttcaatGTCTTCAAATAAGTTTATAGTTTAATACCATATATGATTGGATAGAGCGTTTTTTGCTCTATAAGACTGTGTAAAGTGTATTctctaataatttgtttaaaattaaacatatctAAATGTTCAAAAAGCATCAAATATTTTGCGCGACAAAACCACGTGAACGATTATACAAAcgtaaaagaataattttactaacATCAACAAATAAtagattctaaaaaaaaaaaacattaatatttagttgcataGCCTTTAGAATCGATAACGACCTTGCACCGTCTTGGCATAGATTCTACAAGAGTTTCTAGTAACTGTTTTGGTAATGCCTCCAATTCATACTGTACGGCTCGAAAAAGTTCATCCGGTTTTTGAAATTTGCGACCTCCCAAGCGTCGCTCAACTTCAATCCATAAATTTTCGATTAGATTTAAGTCCGGAGATTAGGCAGGCCACTTTAAAACCGTTATGCTATTATTTATGAGCCAATTTTTTACAGTCAAAGCTGTATGTTTAGGGTCATTATCATGTTGATAAACCCAATTGTGAGGCATTTTTTCTAAAGCGTGTGGCAACATTTGATTAGACAATATTTCCCTGTACTATAGTTGGTCCATTATACCGTTTACACGGTACAACGGACCAATTCCAGCCAGGAGAAACACCCCCAAACCATTATATTGCCACCCCCAAATTTTACAGTTCCTATTGTATACTCTTTTGCAAATCTTTTACCTACTGGACGCCTAACATAACCTCGACCGTCGCTGCAAACCATGTTAAATTTACTTTCATCCGACCACAAAACTGTTTTCCAATTTTCAACCGTCCAGTTTAAGTGATCTTTAGCGAACTGTAGGCGATCTTTGACGTGCCTGGGCTTAAGGAATGGTTTCTTTGCAGGTCTGCGCCCATAAAGACCTCCTTCGTTTAAACGCCTTTGAATCGTTCGTGTGCTTACGTTTTCCATGCCTGTTTGCAGACGAATTTCAGGGGCTGTCAAATGTGGATTCTCAAGAGATTTTCGCACAATTTTTCGATCagtactaaaaaataaaatgttaaacattaaaattaacattaacattaatattattaagattaaatattaaaaaaaataaaattaaaggaaTATTACCGCTTATCCGTAATACGTGGACGACCACCTTTCTTAACGATCTTTTTGCTCTTTTCTCGGtgtataattttatgtattCCACCTTTTGACATCTTCACATGAGCTGCAATTTGCCCAATGGACCATTTTTCCTCTTTGCGCAAACGCAAAACCAAGCTTTCAATTTTTGAATCAGTTTGACGAACcattatagttaaatttttttaattttttgatgttaaacagAATAATCTTGAGAAATTTAAATGATTGTAAGTTTAAAATACCAAAACCACATGAACGATTTTTAAAAGCACTGATTTCGATgtgaatataatataatttgcaTCAAAAATGACGCTTTTATAAATCGTTCACGTGGTTTTGTCGCTCAAAGTTTTCGAAATTATTTTAACGTTTATACATGTATGATTTTATACGTATTATTAAAGAATACACTTTACGCAATCTTATAGAGCAAAAAACGCTctatccaaatatatattttgtattagagaaaaaactttttttaaggtgttgaaacttttgtttcaaaaaactatCTGCAATCGTTCACGTAGTTTTGTCcgcaactgtatatatatatatatatacacacacacacactactGCATTATAGTCTCACTATCAAATAGTGGACATTGAATTTCAATATCTCGtcgaaaatcatttttatcgCTCAATAGTGG
The nucleotide sequence above comes from Hydra vulgaris chromosome 09, alternate assembly HydraT2T_AEP. Encoded proteins:
- the LOC136085439 gene encoding uncharacterized protein LOC136085439; the encoded protein is MSRKYSGVQAQITTKNDLARSTTRWYKLMKTLEVTLKSQSETRWSAKKEAIHSLNKQTTNVCNVLQEISNDSLLNAETRSGAREILIQVDFEFLCWLDLWNIILTLIDRGNRSLQSKNMTIDIASKKIAGLFACIQNLRDRGIRRFETMAEISSDYEFLNGNSLASMSVEDLKKCGDKLCQKYVCDLNANEFLSEIESFKFQTSVLIPDLKNANPLKVLEFMHTFSLTEAYPFIEIALRIFLTLPVTVASCERSFSKLKLLKNYLRSSMGQERLTNLAILSIENPLAKSLCYNEIVDNFASLKA